ATGGAAGATCAAGGACAAAGAAATCCAACTGACAATAATATCAGGTAGGAGGGTAAGAGCCCATGACGGACTCTTAAGACTCAAAAAGCCATTAACCCAACTACTAGGACCAAAATATCATATTGGGATCCGTAAAATGGTTGTTGACGATTACACTTTCAACACAAAAATACCCAGAGACATCCCAGAGGAAAAATTAGATGAGATCAAAGAATTACCCTTTGTAGACACTTTAAAAATCGAAGAAGACACGCTAAAAATCCATTTCAAACCATTAGATGAAAAAGAGCTTAGAAGACACGTTATTGACCGTGTGGTTAAACAAGTCCAAAATCTCTTGGAATTTGAAGAAGATTTAACAGTGAAGATTACAAAGGCAAAACCAGGGGAAATAGTGGCTAAAAGCAGACCATACAAACCATTATTCTCCGGAGACCCAACAGAGGAGGCTATAAGGCGTGGATGGGTTAAAAAATTCCCGGGAAGGGGGCAATGGTTCTACACACCACCCATCACAGCCCTACACAGGGCCCTCGAAGAACTTGTAATCCAAAAGATCGTCAAACCGCTAAAATTCCAAGAATGCCTATTCCCAAAACTCATACCACTACCCATAATGCAAAAAATGAGATACCTTGAAGGACTACCAGAGGGCATGTACTATTGCAACGCACCACGAAGAGACCCTGAAACTTTCGAAAAGTTCAAAAAGGAGCTCATAATAAAAAAAGAGATACCCATAGACTTGCTTAAGGAAGGATTAAAAAATCCGGGGTATGTTATCGCACCTGCACAATGCGAACCTTTCTACCAGTTCCTATCACATGAAATAGTAAAAAAAGAGGATTTGCCAATAAAATTCTATGACCGCAGCGGATGGACCTACCGATGGGAAGCCGGAGGCGCTAAAGGACTAGACAGAGTCCACGAATTCCAACGAATAGAACTAGTCTGGCTTGGAACACCAGAACAAACAGAAAAAATAAGAAACAAAACCGTTGAATTATCACAGAAACTATCAGATGAACTCGAACTAGAATGGTACACCGAAATAGGAGACGACCCATTCTACCTAGAAGGCCGGAAAATAGAAGAAAGGGGCATAGAATTCCCAGACATACCAAAATACGAAATGCGAATAACACTACCAGGAGAAGAAAAAGGAGTGGCTGTCATATCAGCTAATGTGCACGGAACACACTTCATAGAAGGATTCTCAATAAAAGAAGCCCATGGAGAGAAAATATGGACAGGATGCACAGGCATAGGCCTCACAAGATGGGTGTTCGGATTCCTAGCCCAAAAAGGCTTCGAAACCAATAACTGGCCCAAACCAATAAAAAACAGAATAAAAAAAGTCGAAATCCCACCCATAGTAACCTGGCCATAAAACCCCCTTCAAATATTGGGAGCCCCCACTTCACCAATATTTTAGACACACCCCCCAAGAAAAATAACTTCATACTTGGCATAGGCTACCATCGCCATTCCTTGCGGATAAACATATAAATCAGAAGCTCTTATATTGTAAATCCTCATTTTTTGGGAAAATTTTATACTATCCCTCTAACAATAAATTTCAAAAAGGAGAGATTATCATGCTTGTCGAGGCGCCTAAAGGCGTTGAAGACATAGGCCCTATTAGGGTATATTATCCACAGAGTATAATCAAATTAGAATCTAAGAGTTCAAGTTTATCTGCTCTTAATTTTCCAAAGGAGAGTCTTAAGCATATCCTCGAAGATTTCTCTATTATAGTACCTATCAAAAATGAAAATATAAGATTATTTGATAGTGTGATCCGTTCAATACCTGCTGATTGTCATATAATAGTGGTTTCAAATAGTGACAAAGAAAAATGCGAAGAAGAAATGAAAGTTGTGGAGGATTTCCACAACATAGCAGGGGATCCTATAATCTTCGCGCATCAAAGAGACCCTAGTATCGGGTCAATATTAGAAGATATGGGGTATACAAATATACTTGATAATGGGATAGTAAGGGATGGTAAAGGCGAAGGTCTAATCATCGGCCTTTTAATAAACAAATGCCTTGGAAGAAAATATGTTGGTTTTGTTGATGCTGACAATTATATGCCCACATCAATCTATGAGTATGTTCTAGATTTTGCAGTTGGAATAGCAATGTCAAAGACGCCCTATTCGATGGTTAGGCTATTATGGAGGTATAAACCGAAGGCTGCAGGTAATAGATTACATCTTGAAAAATGGGGTCGTGTCTCAAGGATTACGAACAAGTACATGAATTTACTTCTAAGCAGCCGATTAGGGCATGAAACTAAGATTATAAAGACTGGAAATGCAGGAGAGCATGCCATGAGCATGGAACTAGCCGAAAGATTAGCATATGCCCCTGGTTATTCCTTCGAACCCTACCAGTTGATCCACATGCTAGAATCCGCGGATGGCCTAAATCTTAAGGATGGGGTCGAAGTGTTCCAGATAGAAACTTTAAGCTCGCATATGCATGAAAACAAAGGCGAAGAACACGTCAATGATATGATACTCAGTTCATTATCCACTATATACCATAGTAGACTATCCAACAAGGACATACAAGAAAAAATAGTAAAAGAATTAAAAGACAAAAACATCCTAGAGGATGATAAACCACCAAAGAATATTATAATACCCCCAATCAGGGACATTAACGCCAAACATTTTATAAATTCTGTAAAGAGGGAATCTGATATTTTCATGGAATTGAGGTGAACAATATCTTATATATCATCTTCACAGACTTGGACAACACACTATTAAACAAGGAATATTCCTACAGCGAAGCCGAAAAAGTTCTCAGAGAACTAAAAGAGGCTGAAATACCCATTATTTTTTGTTCAGCTAAAACCAGGAGAGAACAGGAGAAAATAAGGGAAAAGATGGGAATATACCACCCATTCATAGTAGAGGATGGATCGGCGATCTACATCCCCAAAGGATACTTCAAAGAAACAAAAGGTAAACCAATAAACAATTATGAGATTATTGTTCTAGGCACAAAACTTGAAAATATAATCAAGGAAATCCAGAAGCTGCAAAAAAAAGGATATAAGATAATAGGCTACCAGGACATGACCCCAGAAGAAATCGCAGAGATTACAGGACTAAGCATCCATGATGCCAAACTCGCCAAGAACAGAGAATTCAGCGAAACCATCATAGAATACGACGAGGAAGGATTAGAGAAACTAAAAAGAAAATTCAACGTCCAAATAGGGGGCAGATTCATACACGTCTTCGGCAAAGGAGCTGATAAAGGCAAAGCCATAAAAATCCTCACAAAATTCTACAAGGAAGAACATGAAAAAATTAAAACAATAGGCATAGGAGACTCATATACAGATGAACCACTCCTAAAAGCCGTGGACATCCCAGCACTAGTAAAAGGATACAATGGCCAATGGGCCCAAGTAAATGTGAAAAACCTCTACTATGCAAAAGAGGCCGGCCCAAAGGGTTGGGCAGAAACCATGAAAAAATTCATCCCCAAGGTGAAATAAGATGGATGAAAAATATGTTATACACCTCGTCCCACATACACATTATGACGCAATATGGGTTTTCACAAAGGAAGACTACTTCTATATAAATATTGACATGATCCTCAAGGCCGTGATAAAAATCATGGAAAAATCCAAAGACTACAAATTTCTAATAGAACAAACATACCTCCTCGAAGAAATCGAGAGAAGATACCCTAGATTATTCGATAAAATAAAAAAGTACATCAAAGAAGGGAGGATCGAAGTAGCAGACGGCGAATACCTAATGGCAGACACCATGCTACCACAAGAAGAAACACTCATACGAGAAATACTCATAGGCAAAAAATATCTCAAAGAAAAATTCAACCTAGACATAGAAGTCATGTGGCAGGCCGACAGCTTCGGATTAAACGCCCAACTCCCCCAAATATACCGCAAATGCGGCTACAAGTACTTAGCCTTTAGAAGGGGCTCCCCAGAGAATAAACCATCAGAATTCCTATGGGAAGGACTTGACAAGACAAGAATACTAACACACTTCATGCCACTAGGCTACAGGGCGGGCCTAGATTTTAAAAAACTCGAAAAAAATTTCCATATCCTCAAAGAACTCGCAGCCACCAACCATATACTAATGCCATCAGGCAGCGGAGTTACAATGCCACAACCTAACACAGAAAAAGTTGTCAAAAAATGGAACAAAACACACAAAAACTCCAAGATGATAATATCAACATCCAAAGATTTCTTTAAAAAATTGGAAGAGTCCGCCAAAAACCTCCCAATCAGAAAAGGTGAAATGTACAGTGGCCGATACTCAGAAGTATTCCCAGATGTCGCATCAAGCAGAATCTGGATAAAAAAGAGCCTGCGAAAATACGAAAACTGGTTAAACACCTTCGAAAGATTCTCAACCATAAAATTCCTCATAGACAACCACTATCCGGAAGAAATCTATGAATGTTGGAAAAAACTCCTATTCTTAGCATTCCATGACGTGGCCCCGGGCACGGGAGTCGATGAAGTATACGAAGAAGTTAAACAGAATATAAAATTCCTCAAGCAACAACTCACCACACTCACACCCAAGGTTTTAAAGGCTATCACATCCAAAGGAAGCCAAAAAGAGGATATAATAGTCTATAATCCATTCCCTTGGGATTCCAAGGATTGGGTTGAAGTCGACTTAAATTTTGAAGAAAGCCAAATAAAAAGTATTGGCACCCTAGAATGTGAGGGGGAAAAAATAGACATTGAAATATTAAAGGAGACTAGACACGCTGACGGGTCGATAAAGTCTGCTAGGATAGGTTTCATAGCAGAGGCGCCCCCACTTGGTTACAGAACATATAAAATCCTCGAAAGGGGGTGGAGAAAGGGAAAAAATGGTATAAAAGTCCTTGATAATACCATCAGGAACAGATTCTTCGAATTATCATATTCGCCAAAGAATGGGTTGATCAAAGTTAAAATGGACGGGGAAGAAATCCTCAAAGGCAATGAAATAATACTCGAAGAAGAAATAGGAGACCTATACAATCACAAAGAAGGGCTGAAAGAAGTCTTGAAAAGAGAATCAAGCAGTGGAATAAAATATGGGGCCTTCAAGGTCAAAGACATCCGCATAGGAGGTTCAGATCTTAGAAAAGTATTAGAAATTAAAGTTGACTATTATTCACTAAGATGGCCTTACCGCCTAACAAAAAAGTGGAAACCTCGAATCTGGCGACACAAATCCCTAGCCTGCACCAAAAAAATAATAATCTACAGGGACATTCCCAGGATAGATTTCGAGATAAAATTAGAAAATAAGCATCCCAGGACCAGAATACGGGTACTCTTCGAAACACCCTTCACCAACCCCACCTACAATTCCGAAACACAATTCGGGGCCATCACAAGAAAAACAGACCAATACTACTTCGCAGCAGAGGATTGGAAGGAAAAACCTTCAGGAACGTCCCCCTCACTCAGATGGATAGCCTATGAAGAAAACGGGAAAGGAGTCGCGCTCTTAAACCTTGGCAACCCAGAACATGAAATAAGGGACGGGAACATATACCTCACACTATTAAGATCAGTAGACCTACTATCAACCGATGGAAAAGCAGGGCCCATAATACCAGTACCAGATGCTATGGAATTCAAAGAATACACATTCAAATACTCAATATACCCTTACAATGGTAACTGGAAAGAATCAAAAGTCTACAAGATGGGATACGAATTCAACTATGGACTAATCGGACTACAATTAGATAACAGAGCATATAAGACTAGTGAATCATTCCTGGAGATCAGACCAGACAATATCATACTCACAGCACTTAAAAGATCAGAGGAAAGGGATCATATAAT
The sequence above is drawn from the Methanothermobacter tenebrarum genome and encodes:
- the mpgS gene encoding mannosyl-3-phosphoglycerate synthase, whose amino-acid sequence is MLVEAPKGVEDIGPIRVYYPQSIIKLESKSSSLSALNFPKESLKHILEDFSIIVPIKNENIRLFDSVIRSIPADCHIIVVSNSDKEKCEEEMKVVEDFHNIAGDPIIFAHQRDPSIGSILEDMGYTNILDNGIVRDGKGEGLIIGLLINKCLGRKYVGFVDADNYMPTSIYEYVLDFAVGIAMSKTPYSMVRLLWRYKPKAAGNRLHLEKWGRVSRITNKYMNLLLSSRLGHETKIIKTGNAGEHAMSMELAERLAYAPGYSFEPYQLIHMLESADGLNLKDGVEVFQIETLSSHMHENKGEEHVNDMILSSLSTIYHSRLSNKDIQEKIVKELKDKNILEDDKPPKNIIIPPIRDINAKHFINSVKRESDIFMELR
- a CDS encoding alpha-mannosidase produces the protein MDEKYVIHLVPHTHYDAIWVFTKEDYFYINIDMILKAVIKIMEKSKDYKFLIEQTYLLEEIERRYPRLFDKIKKYIKEGRIEVADGEYLMADTMLPQEETLIREILIGKKYLKEKFNLDIEVMWQADSFGLNAQLPQIYRKCGYKYLAFRRGSPENKPSEFLWEGLDKTRILTHFMPLGYRAGLDFKKLEKNFHILKELAATNHILMPSGSGVTMPQPNTEKVVKKWNKTHKNSKMIISTSKDFFKKLEESAKNLPIRKGEMYSGRYSEVFPDVASSRIWIKKSLRKYENWLNTFERFSTIKFLIDNHYPEEIYECWKKLLFLAFHDVAPGTGVDEVYEEVKQNIKFLKQQLTTLTPKVLKAITSKGSQKEDIIVYNPFPWDSKDWVEVDLNFEESQIKSIGTLECEGEKIDIEILKETRHADGSIKSARIGFIAEAPPLGYRTYKILERGWRKGKNGIKVLDNTIRNRFFELSYSPKNGLIKVKMDGEEILKGNEIILEEEIGDLYNHKEGLKEVLKRESSSGIKYGAFKVKDIRIGGSDLRKVLEIKVDYYSLRWPYRLTKKWKPRIWRHKSLACTKKIIIYRDIPRIDFEIKLENKHPRTRIRVLFETPFTNPTYNSETQFGAITRKTDQYYFAAEDWKEKPSGTSPSLRWIAYEENGKGVALLNLGNPEHEIRDGNIYLTLLRSVDLLSTDGKAGPIIPVPDAMEFKEYTFKYSIYPYNGNWKESKVYKMGYEFNYGLIGLQLDNRAYKTSESFLEIRPDNIILTALKRSEERDHIIMRFYEAAGKNTKACLRFFKKPKSVEIVNMLEEKDEEFDKEIIMDGESIKLSMDPFEIVTLKLEF
- the serS gene encoding serine--tRNA ligase; the protein is MKFKLKGRIIFNKKVSPAMEEIEEFIEKANKDLLLRGSKEEKDASKITQWKIKDKEIQLTIISGRRVRAHDGLLRLKKPLTQLLGPKYHIGIRKMVVDDYTFNTKIPRDIPEEKLDEIKELPFVDTLKIEEDTLKIHFKPLDEKELRRHVIDRVVKQVQNLLEFEEDLTVKITKAKPGEIVAKSRPYKPLFSGDPTEEAIRRGWVKKFPGRGQWFYTPPITALHRALEELVIQKIVKPLKFQECLFPKLIPLPIMQKMRYLEGLPEGMYYCNAPRRDPETFEKFKKELIIKKEIPIDLLKEGLKNPGYVIAPAQCEPFYQFLSHEIVKKEDLPIKFYDRSGWTYRWEAGGAKGLDRVHEFQRIELVWLGTPEQTEKIRNKTVELSQKLSDELELEWYTEIGDDPFYLEGRKIEERGIEFPDIPKYEMRITLPGEEKGVAVISANVHGTHFIEGFSIKEAHGEKIWTGCTGIGLTRWVFGFLAQKGFETNNWPKPIKNRIKKVEIPPIVTWP
- a CDS encoding mannosyl-3-phosphoglycerate phosphatase; the encoded protein is MNNILYIIFTDLDNTLLNKEYSYSEAEKVLRELKEAEIPIIFCSAKTRREQEKIREKMGIYHPFIVEDGSAIYIPKGYFKETKGKPINNYEIIVLGTKLENIIKEIQKLQKKGYKIIGYQDMTPEEIAEITGLSIHDAKLAKNREFSETIIEYDEEGLEKLKRKFNVQIGGRFIHVFGKGADKGKAIKILTKFYKEEHEKIKTIGIGDSYTDEPLLKAVDIPALVKGYNGQWAQVNVKNLYYAKEAGPKGWAETMKKFIPKVK